Proteins encoded together in one Janthinobacterium tructae window:
- a CDS encoding DUF1566 domain-containing protein: MDESLAGLLAMVAPVPMEHYVEQLAQMSAGKQGMAQQLRELQQQVQRLERLHAPSAREIAQEISTVTRIAARRRAGTMSDGTAAWRKIGPAGELLPLASEEWSAALDQGYELMWTVNTRLQGEWPHRSGRCQWRTVLQQLAMLNYNGWCGHRDWRLPTLDELKTLLQTGAPSLHAGTVQQDFCISSQFFPDLQGEAEYWSSNSDQENEQHMQTLSFSQRTVGTCGLGGYAHLRLVRSARGHG, encoded by the coding sequence GTGGACGAATCGCTGGCCGGTTTGCTGGCAATGGTCGCGCCCGTGCCCATGGAGCATTATGTGGAGCAATTGGCGCAGATGTCTGCCGGCAAACAGGGTATGGCGCAGCAATTGCGCGAATTGCAGCAACAAGTGCAGCGTCTTGAACGACTGCATGCGCCCAGCGCGCGCGAAATTGCGCAGGAAATCAGCACCGTCACGCGTATCGCTGCACGCCGGCGCGCCGGTACCATGTCGGACGGTACGGCAGCCTGGCGCAAGATCGGGCCGGCAGGTGAACTGTTGCCACTGGCTAGTGAGGAATGGAGCGCGGCGCTCGATCAGGGCTACGAACTGATGTGGACGGTGAACACGCGTTTGCAGGGCGAGTGGCCACACCGTAGTGGCCGCTGTCAGTGGCGCACGGTGTTACAGCAACTGGCCATGCTCAACTACAACGGCTGGTGCGGACACCGCGACTGGCGCTTGCCCACGCTCGATGAGCTCAAGACCCTGTTACAAACCGGAGCGCCGTCGCTGCATGCAGGGACGGTGCAGCAAGATTTTTGCATCAGCAGCCAGTTCTTTCCCGACTTGCAAGGAGAGGCGGAGTACTGGTCGTCGAACAGCGACCAGGAAAATGAGCAGCATATGCAGACGCTGAGTTTTTCGCAACGGACCGTCGGTACTTGCGGGCTTGGCGGTTATGCCCATCTGCGTTTAGTCCGGAGTGCACGTGGACATGGCTGA